The genome window TCCTTCGTCAGTTTCTCCCGGTAATGCCGCTCGATATATCGTTTCATTCGCTCTGCATGCATATGCTTCTCTGGTGGAATGACTCCCCGATCCAGTTCCCGATTCACATAAATCAACACTTCCATCAATAAGGCCTGACTCATCATGACATAATAAGAAGGACGTTCCTGCCACTGCTGGTGAATTGCCTTCATGCGTTCATGGATTAGCTCGTAACATCCCGGTTTATGGCGTAAAACTTCCATTCGTTCCAAAGCAGGCAATGCATCTGCCTGATCTCCTTGCAAATGGACAACAATTTGCGTATGCGTTACCGTGGGAATGCTTTTGCCATAATAGGAGACACCACCAGGAATCAAGAGCAATTCACCCTTCTCCATGATCTGTTTTTCACCGTTCACCCAATATACACATTTGCCATAAGTAACCAAGCTCAGCCGCCATATCCCTTCGGATTGCATTGCTTCTTCGTACCAACCGACACCATTAATGTGCCGGACTTCTAACGGAGTGATCATAACACACCTCATTATTGGACTATACTCCAATCATTGTACTATAGTTCATACCCTGATTCGACAGAAAACGCTACAATACACACATAAGCAAAACATATGAGGAGGAAATCAGCATGTTGAAAACAAAGATTATTTGTACTATGGGACCTGCTTGTGACTCGATCGAAACATTGAAGGTGATGATTCAGGAAGGCATGACGGTTGCCCGTCTGAATATGGCTCACGGCGAGCTGGAAGATCACGTTACCCGGATTAACAACATCCGTAAAGCAGCTTCCGAACTGAACAAATATATCCCCATTATGATGGATATCAAAGGACCGGAAGTTCGGATCGGCAAACTGAAAGAAGCATCCTGCCACTTGCAAGCAGGCAAAGAGCTGATTCTGACAACGGAAGAAATCCTGGGTGACGCAGAGCGCATCTCCGTAAACTATCCTGAATTGAATCTCGTTGTGAAGCCTGGCGATCGCATCCTGATTGACGATGGTCTGGTAGACCTGACTGTACTCTCTGTAGAAGGTTCGGATATTCATTGCAAAATCATCAGCGGCGGCATTCTTAAACCACGTAAAGGTGTAAACTTGCCAGGAATCAAAACGACTCTGCCGGGTGTAACCGAGCGTGACGTTATGCACATCGGATTCGGAATCGAAAACGATATCGAAATCATTGCAGCTTCCTTTGTTCGTAAAGGCGATGACATTCGTGAAATTCGCAGCATCCTGAAAGAACGTGGTGCAGAGCACGTGCAGATCATCTCCAAAATTGAAAATCAGGAAGGTATGACCAACCTCAACGATATTATCGAAGCTTCTGACGGTATCATGGTAGCTCGTGGTGATCTCGGGGTTGAAGTACCGATTGAAGACGTACCCATGATGCAAAAAGAAATGATCGACAAGTGTAACCGTGCAGGTAAACCGGTTATCGTTGCTACGCACATGCTGGAATCGATGCAAGTTAACCCGCGTCCAACCCGTTCCGAAGTCAGCGACGTAGCAAATGCCGTTCTTCAAGGCGCAGACGTAGTCATGCTGTCCGGTGAATCGGCTGCAGGTAAATATCCTGTCCAATCCGTTCGCACAATGGCCGCTGTTGCCCGTCGTGCTGAAACCATGATCGATTACAAAGAGCAATTCGGTCAAAAATCAGCTCAACAAGTAGCTGACATTACGGAGGTTATCAGTCAGGGAGCTGTAAGTTCCTCTCTGGTACTGAATGCGAAAGCGATCATCACTTCCACAGAGAGTGGCTTCACGGCGCGCATGATCTCCAAATACCGTCCAAAAGCACCGATCATTGCCGTTACCCAGCATGAAGAAGTACTCGTTAAAATTTGCCTGCTCTCCGGTGTTATTCCGGTTATGGGCGACAAAGTAACGACTACGGATGAAATGTTCGAATCTGCTACACGTAACGCGATCAAAACGGGTTATATCGAAAAAGGCGACATCATCGTGTTGTCTGCAGGTGTACCTATCGGCCAATCCGGTAATACCAACCTGATCAAGGTTCAACAAGTATAATTCAATCTATATCGTTAAAATATAGACAAACAAAAATCCACCGAGGGCTCAAACCTGCCATTCGGTGGATTTTTTATATAACGACTTGGGTATATGCTTTTTTACCAGCCGAAGTTCAACGTCTTTCCCGTCTCCGCCCAGGTTTTGATACTGCTTAGAATCATCCACCAGCTGCTCTGCGCGTTTGCAAAGGAAGGATGGTTCTCCGTAAATTGATCATTGATCAAGATCAGTTTGGTACACTCGCCCACGGTTTCGAGCTGGAAGACCACTCTGGATTCAAGATCCGTATGATTCGCATGATACGAGGGTCCGGGATGCTCCCGATAACTGAGTCTGGATAAAGGTTCGAACTCTAAAATGTCCCCGTAC of Paenibacillus pabuli contains these proteins:
- a CDS encoding SRPBCC family protein — translated: MELKYEFYINAGLEDVWNALISPDGTRSSFFGSELRSNLQPGQPFAYVGPGNDGAETVHVYGDILEFEPLSRLSYREHPGPSYHANHTDLESRVVFQLETVGECTKLILINDQFTENHPSFANAQSSWWMILSSIKTWAETGKTLNFGW
- the pyk gene encoding pyruvate kinase codes for the protein MLKTKIICTMGPACDSIETLKVMIQEGMTVARLNMAHGELEDHVTRINNIRKAASELNKYIPIMMDIKGPEVRIGKLKEASCHLQAGKELILTTEEILGDAERISVNYPELNLVVKPGDRILIDDGLVDLTVLSVEGSDIHCKIISGGILKPRKGVNLPGIKTTLPGVTERDVMHIGFGIENDIEIIAASFVRKGDDIREIRSILKERGAEHVQIISKIENQEGMTNLNDIIEASDGIMVARGDLGVEVPIEDVPMMQKEMIDKCNRAGKPVIVATHMLESMQVNPRPTRSEVSDVANAVLQGADVVMLSGESAAGKYPVQSVRTMAAVARRAETMIDYKEQFGQKSAQQVADITEVISQGAVSSSLVLNAKAIITSTESGFTARMISKYRPKAPIIAVTQHEEVLVKICLLSGVIPVMGDKVTTTDEMFESATRNAIKTGYIEKGDIIVLSAGVPIGQSGNTNLIKVQQV
- a CDS encoding helix-turn-helix transcriptional regulator codes for the protein MITPLEVRHINGVGWYEEAMQSEGIWRLSLVTYGKCVYWVNGEKQIMEKGELLLIPGGVSYYGKSIPTVTHTQIVVHLQGDQADALPALERMEVLRHKPGCYELIHERMKAIHQQWQERPSYYVMMSQALLMEVLIYVNRELDRGVIPPEKHMHAERMKRYIERHYREKLTKEDLGDEIGKTPNYAAALFKSMTNQTISQYVHDQRMKRALYLLTESQLSIQEIAEFLGYRDLSYFYRIFKRITGTQPSDWLHERPPVI